The DNA sequence ACCAAGGGACCTGTTCCAGAATCAGAGTCATTCGATATTGCGCCCACGGGCTGCGAAAGATGGGTTCCTGTTGCATTCCCGCATCGAGCGTTTGGATGTCCTCACTGTCCAGCCGGTTTGAAGAAGATGCAGCCCGGTCAGCATGGGTTGAGTACCCCGTTCCGTGGTGGTGAGTGAAGCGATCGCGATCCATCTTCCTTCGCTCATTGGCCAGAGCCTGTAACTTTGGATGGATTCGCTCGAACGCCCGTTGAACCGAAGCCGTCTCCTTTCGCATCTTGAGGATGTGCCACAGAAAAAAAAGCAGAATCCCACCAGACCCCAGCCAACTCAGCAGGGGGCTGTGCGGGCCTCCCAGGAAGGTCACGTCACGGCTTAAAAACTCCCATAGACCAAACGTTGAGGTCACCTTGTCCTCAGCCTTTCAGTAATTATTGTCCACGGCTTATGCATGGCAGAGTTGTTGATTGTCCAAATGAGATACGGCAGTCTCAAGTTTCGTGCCGTCATTAAACCAGGTAGAAACTCATAGAATAATGGAAATTTTGCGAATGTTTGGGAACCTTGAGAAGGGCGTTGGGCAAAGAATGCCTCTTGCCTCGGCAAGTTGGTCTTCAAAATAAAAGGAGAAATGTTTGAGAAACAATGTAGGAGCATCCTAGTCGTTGACCTGTGGTTTGAACCTTTTTCCAAAAGGGGTAGAATACCACCTCTGATTCCGTCAAAAATCCTCCGTTTAAAATGCGTCTTTTTAACGGAATAAGTAGGACAATAAAGGAAGTAATATGGAAGCTGCGAGGACCACCCCACCAACTATCCTTGTTGTGGATGACGAGACGGATATTTGTCTGGCCCTAAGCGATTTACTGGGCAACGAAGGCTATCAGGTGGATTCGGTGGAGACCGGAAACGAAGCCCTCCGTCGTGCATTCCTTCCTCATCCCTACAGCGCGGTCATTCTGGATTTAGGTCTTCCGGACCTTGATGGCCTGATCGTCCTGCAGCGGTTATATAGTCAGGATGCCACACTCCCCGTCATCATTCTCACTGCGCATGGCGATCAAAAGGAAAAAATCGCCACCTTGCAACATCATGCCTTTGCCCATCTGATCAAACCGTATGACCGGCATGAGGTGGTCGAAATGGTGCATCGGGCAGTAGCGGTCAAAAATCTGGCTTGGAAAGCCGTGCAGGCGGAAGAGGCGCTCACGTCAAGTGAAGCTCAACGTCAGGTCGAACAGCAACGCACCCACACGTTGCTTTCGGAAAGTGAACGGCGACTCAATCTGGCCTTGAAGGCAGGGAATATGGGGATTTGGGATTGGCATATCCCAACCAATCACCTCATCTGGTCCGAGGAAGTCTCACGGATTTTTGGGTTGGGTTCAGGGAAATTTGATGGGACAAATGAAGCGTATATGAATTGTGTTCATCTTGAAGATCGGTTGTTGTTGGGGGAATCCATTCGAAGAACGTTAGAGAACGATGCGCCCTACGAAGTCGAGCATCGTGTTGTGTGGCCGACAGGGGAGGTCCGATGGGTCGCTTGCAAGGGACAGGTTGTTGAACATCAGCAAGGACATCCGCAGCGAATGCTTGGCACCGTTCAGGATATCACGATCCGGAAACAGGCAGATATCGAATTGCGGAATAGTGAACTGTTTTTGAACTCCATTGTGGAAAATATTCCTTATACAATTTTTGTCAAAGAGGCCAAAAATCTTCGATATCTTCGCTTTAATAAAGCTGGAGAGGCACTCGTTGGCTATCCTACGGAGAAGTTGATTGGAAAGACAGATTACGATTTTTTCTCCAAATCGGAAGCCGACTTCTTTACCGGGAAAGATCGAGAAGTCTTGGCAAGTAAAACCCTGCTGGATGTTCCTGAGGAGGTAATTCATACCACATCACATGGGACCAGATATTTGCATACCAAAAAAATTCCGCTTCTGGATGCCAACGGTGATCCGCTTTATCTCCTAGGGATCTCCGATGACATTACTGCGCAGAAACAGGCGGAGTTGGAGCGCAGGGAACAAGAAATTTTGTTACATCTCATTTTCGAGACAGGACCTGGTTGCATAAAACGGGTCGCCGCCGATGGGACCCTGCTCCACATCAACCCCGCGGGATTGGAATTAATCGATGCGGAACATGCAAGCGAGGTGCTGGGGCATTCCGTCTTTGACCTCGTCGTCCCTGAGCATTTGGATGCCTTTAAGCAAATGCATCAGGAGGTGATACAGGGGAAGAAACGGACTCTTCAATTTGAGGTCCAGAGCATCAAAGGCACCAGAATTTGGATAGAAACGTATGCGGTGCCATTCAAGAATCCCATTACGAACGAAGTGGAACATTTGGCTGTCACACACGACATTACGAAACGTAAACAGGCCGATTTGGATCTAGTGGAGCGCAATCGCCTGCTCGAGTTGGATATTGAAGTAACCACCGTCATCAACCAGAAGGAAACCATCCCGGACCTTCTTCAGGGCTGTACCGACGCTCTGGTACGACATCTTGGTGCAGCATTTGCCCGTATTTGGTGCCTTGATGAACCAACCCAGGTATTGAAATTGTGCGCAAGCTCCGGGCTATATACCCATTTAGACGGGCCGCACAGCCGTGTGCCAATGGGGAAATTCAAAATCGGCCTCATCGCCGCTGAGCGCAAACCCATACTGACCAATATGGTCATTGGTGATCCACGTGTCCCCGACCAGGAGTGGGCCAAGCAAGAAGGGATGATGGCTTTCGCTGGCTACCCATTGGTAAGCAATCAGGAGGTGCTGGGAGTGATGGGGTTATTTGCTCGGCACCCGTTGACGGAGTTCACCCTCAAAAGTTTGGGGATGGTTGCGGATCGTATTACCGTAGCTCTTGAACGTCAGGTCACAAAAGATGAAAAGAATAAACTTGCACTGTTCCAACAGCGCCTATTGGCATCAATGGAAGAAGGAATCTATGGTTTGGATCTTGATGGAAATGCGACTTTTGTGAATCCGGCGGTATTAGAAATGACCGGGTATGAGGAGAGCGAACTGGTTGGGCACTCCTCGCATGTGCTTCTCCATCACTCAAAGCCCAATGGCGCCCCCTATTCCCAGGAAGAATGCCTAATCCATAACTCCTTAAGAGATGGCTCCGTCTATCATATCGACACAGAGGTATTTTGGCGAAAAGATGGATCGAGCTTCCCGGTCGAATATGTCACGACCCCTATCCAAAATGATCAGGGAAAGCTGGAAGGGGCCGTCGTCGCGTTTCAAGATATCACCCAACGCAAGCAAGCGGAAAAAGTTCTTCAAGAAAGTGAAGAGCGTTTTAGGCTCCTCAATGAGGCCATTCCGCAGCAGGTCTGGACGGCTCGGGCTGATGGTTCCCTTGATTATGTCAATCAACGTGTTATCGAATACTTTGGCTGTCCCTTTGAGGAGATGATCGGGGATGGGTGGCAGCGGTTTCTACATCCGGAGGATCTGCCTGGATGTCTGGAACGCTGGGCGGAAGCTCGAAACACCCGCCAAGCGTATGAAATTGAATTTCGACTCCTGAGAGCAAAAGATAAAACCTTTCGATGGTTTTTGGGTCGAGCCCTACCCATTTTCGATCAACATGATGAGGTCGTGAAATGGTTTGGGACGAATACCGATATCACTCAATTGAAAGAGTTGGAAAATCAGGTTCGACAATCCCAAAAAATGGAGGCGATTGGGACACTGGCAGGAGGTATTGCCCATGATTTCAATAACATTCTTATGGCGATCATTGGCTATACGGAACTGGCTAAACAGAGCGCCAGGGAAAATGTCAGTGCCCAAAAGAATCTTGATGAGGTGTTGGTCGCCGGGCAGCGCGCCAAGGAATTGGTCCAGCAGATATTGGCATTTAGCCGTCAAACCGAGCAGAGCCGGCAGCCGCTAGATCTTCAATTGGTGGTCAAAGAAGTGTGCAAATTCCTCCGAGCGACATTCCCGGCAACCATCGACATTCGGCAAAAATTCAGTGGGGCTACCTCGATCATATTAGGAGATCCTATCCAAATGCACCAAGTGTTGATGAACCTGTGTGCCAATGCCGAGTACGCGATGCGGGGAAGCGGAGGTATTCTTGAATTGCAGTTGGAACATGTGACTGGTGAACCTGATGGGATCGGCACACATCCTGACCTACAGGGAGGTTCCTATGTATGCCTGACCGTTCGAGACTCCGGATCGGGTATGACGCCGGAGGTGGTCCAGCGCATATTTGATCCCTTCTTTACCACGAAGGAGGTTGGTGAAGGGACGGGAATGGGATTAGCTGTGGTCCATGGAATCGTCATTAGTCATGGGGGTGTCATGAAGGTGGAGAGTCAACCTGGACAGGGAGCAATTTTCAGCCTGTATTTCCCGGAGATGGAGGCGGCGAGTTATCCTGGTGAAGATACGCCATTGCAACAGGAAGTGTTTATGGGCCGAGGGTATATTCTTTTTGTGGAAGATGAGGAGCCGCTCGCCAGGCTTGGGGAGGAGGCCATGAAGGGGTTGGGGTATGAAGTCATGGTACGCACGAGCAGCGTTGAAGCTCTGGAAGTCTTTCGGGCGGATCCCCTTCGATTTGATGCGGTGGTGACCGATCAAACGATGCCTCATATCACCGGCGAAGCTCTTGCCCGTCAATTGTTAGAACTAAGGCCCGACGTGCCTATTATCCTATGTACGGGCTTTAGTCACAGTATGACCCCGGAAAAGGCCAAAGCCATGGGCATTCGTGCTTTCCTTTTAAAGCCTCTGTTGATCAAGGATCTAGCGCGGACTCTTCGGGATGTTCTTAATTCATGACATACCGAATGTGACTTTGTCGTTCCGGACGGTGTGAAACTTCTTCCGGTTTCTGTTTGGTGTGTGAGGATTTTACTCGCCAGAATTGTGGTGATATCCGAAATCCCATTTTTCAGATTGTCTTGTTTCATCACACTCCGATCAATATTTGTGCAGACTCGTCATCAGAAATCTCACGATCGAAAGTGTGTTCAGCAACAATGTGCGTGGGCGTCGCTCCACTACCTTTCGTTTTGACGCCGCCTCACAGCTCCGCATGCCATCCACGGTATGTCAAAATCAGAATGGGAGCGAATATGGACTGTTCATTAAAATTCAATTGCGGCTGATTCCCAAGTCACGATATTGGGTTTCTTCACATTCAGAAAACTTGAATGAAAGGGGTTTCTTTCTTCGCTCTATACATCCTGCAGGTAGCAAACCGGTCGTTCTGCCATTTTTTGGATGGAGTGTGCGGCTGAAAAACCTGAAATCCTAAGACAGTATTGGAGTTCGTATTTTCTTATGAGCATTTTTG is a window from the Nitrospira sp. MA-1 genome containing:
- a CDS encoding PAS domain S-box protein; this translates as MEAARTTPPTILVVDDETDICLALSDLLGNEGYQVDSVETGNEALRRAFLPHPYSAVILDLGLPDLDGLIVLQRLYSQDATLPVIILTAHGDQKEKIATLQHHAFAHLIKPYDRHEVVEMVHRAVAVKNLAWKAVQAEEALTSSEAQRQVEQQRTHTLLSESERRLNLALKAGNMGIWDWHIPTNHLIWSEEVSRIFGLGSGKFDGTNEAYMNCVHLEDRLLLGESIRRTLENDAPYEVEHRVVWPTGEVRWVACKGQVVEHQQGHPQRMLGTVQDITIRKQADIELRNSELFLNSIVENIPYTIFVKEAKNLRYLRFNKAGEALVGYPTEKLIGKTDYDFFSKSEADFFTGKDREVLASKTLLDVPEEVIHTTSHGTRYLHTKKIPLLDANGDPLYLLGISDDITAQKQAELERREQEILLHLIFETGPGCIKRVAADGTLLHINPAGLELIDAEHASEVLGHSVFDLVVPEHLDAFKQMHQEVIQGKKRTLQFEVQSIKGTRIWIETYAVPFKNPITNEVEHLAVTHDITKRKQADLDLVERNRLLELDIEVTTVINQKETIPDLLQGCTDALVRHLGAAFARIWCLDEPTQVLKLCASSGLYTHLDGPHSRVPMGKFKIGLIAAERKPILTNMVIGDPRVPDQEWAKQEGMMAFAGYPLVSNQEVLGVMGLFARHPLTEFTLKSLGMVADRITVALERQVTKDEKNKLALFQQRLLASMEEGIYGLDLDGNATFVNPAVLEMTGYEESELVGHSSHVLLHHSKPNGAPYSQEECLIHNSLRDGSVYHIDTEVFWRKDGSSFPVEYVTTPIQNDQGKLEGAVVAFQDITQRKQAEKVLQESEERFRLLNEAIPQQVWTARADGSLDYVNQRVIEYFGCPFEEMIGDGWQRFLHPEDLPGCLERWAEARNTRQAYEIEFRLLRAKDKTFRWFLGRALPIFDQHDEVVKWFGTNTDITQLKELENQVRQSQKMEAIGTLAGGIAHDFNNILMAIIGYTELAKQSARENVSAQKNLDEVLVAGQRAKELVQQILAFSRQTEQSRQPLDLQLVVKEVCKFLRATFPATIDIRQKFSGATSIILGDPIQMHQVLMNLCANAEYAMRGSGGILELQLEHVTGEPDGIGTHPDLQGGSYVCLTVRDSGSGMTPEVVQRIFDPFFTTKEVGEGTGMGLAVVHGIVISHGGVMKVESQPGQGAIFSLYFPEMEAASYPGEDTPLQQEVFMGRGYILFVEDEEPLARLGEEAMKGLGYEVMVRTSSVEALEVFRADPLRFDAVVTDQTMPHITGEALARQLLELRPDVPIILCTGFSHSMTPEKAKAMGIRAFLLKPLLIKDLARTLRDVLNS